The Pectobacterium parmentieri genome segment CTCTGGATTTCAGAATTTTCAGATGGCTGACAGAGTGGTAGGCTTTTTATCTGGCGCCGTTTTGCTTTATGCTGGGTTTCTTCTTTTAAAGAGAAAGGTTATTGGCACCGTAATATCTGTAAAGCTGATTATCGGTGTTGTTTTCCCTTTTCTTATTTTGGTTAGGTATATTGTATCCCCTTATTTATTTTTAGGGATGCCCCCCAGCGAGGCTTTAGCGGTCGACTCTGACATACCTA includes the following:
- a CDS encoding DUF2569 family protein — translated: MTRDRSLSGVAGWLRFLVIIIFIGGALHILVSIGGLEWKDLERESPELIYHSGFQNFQMADRVVGFLSGAVLLYAGFLLLKRKVIGTVISVKLIIGVVFPFLILVRYIVSPYLFLGMPPSEALAVDSDIPKDIARTFIWAAIWVSYLHRSDRVKNTYQ